The Excalfactoria chinensis isolate bCotChi1 chromosome 10, bCotChi1.hap2, whole genome shotgun sequence genome has a segment encoding these proteins:
- the LIPC gene encoding hepatic triacylglycerol lipase → MNFISEALGSQSQHSRTKKDQQSLETKFQLYTDTTGEACQILFNQLETLDKCSFNASLPLVMIVHGWSVDGILESWIWKMAAALKSQHKQINVIIADWLTFAHQHYPIAVQNTRYIGQEIANFVEWLEESIQFSRSNVHLIGYSLGAHVSGFAGSYISGTNKIGRITGLDPAGPLFEGMSPTDRLSPDDANFVDAIHTFTKQHMGLSVGIKQPVAHFDFYPNGGTFQPGCHFMHVYNHIAQYGITGITQTVKCAHERSVHLFIDSLLHKDKQSTAYWCNDINTFDKGLCLSCRKNRCNTLGYNIREERLPKSRKLFLKTRARMPFKVYHYQFKIHFINEIQGKKIDPSFTMSLTGTKEDAKNLPITLVEGINGNKTYSFLITLDTDIGELLMIKFKWEGTAVWKNIWDRFQTIIPWTKGTHRPGLIVKTIRVKAGETQQKMTFCSQSIDNIHLYPDQEKTFVRCEDRFRQQERK, encoded by the exons ATGAATTTCATTTCAGAGGCACTGGGATCACAGAGTCAGCACTCTAGAACAAAGAAAGATCAGCAAAGCTTAGAAACCAAATTTCAACTCTATACAGATACAACTGGAGAAGCATGTCAGATTTTGTTTAATCAGTTGGAGACTCTTGACAAATGCAGTTTCAATGCCTCTCTTCCTCTCGTGATGATAGTCCATGGCTGGTCG GTGGATGGGATTTTAGAAAGTTGGATTTGGaaaatggcagcagctctgaagtctcagcataaacaaataaatgtgaTCATTGCAGATTGGCTTACATTTGCTCACCAGCACTATCCCATTGCTGTACAGAATACACGCTACATAGGACAGGAGATAGCAAACTTTGTGGAATGGCTGGAG GAATCCATTCAGTTTTCCAGGAGCAATGTTCATCTAATTGGGTACAGCCTAGGAGCTCATGTTTCGGGGTTTGCTGGTAGTTACATCAGCGGTACAAACAAGATTGGAAGAATTACAG GCCTTGACCCTGCTGGCCCCTTGTTTGAAGGAATGTCACCAACAGACCGTTTATCTCCAGATGATGCAAACTTCGTAGATGCAATTCATACGTTCACTAAACAGCACATGGGTCTCAGTGTTGGCATCAAACAGCCCGTGGCCCATTTCGATTTTTATCCCAATGGAGGCACCTTTCAGCCTGGCTGTCACTTCATGCATGTGTATAACCACATTGCACAATATGGGATCACTG GTATCACACAAACTGTGAAATGTGCCCATGAGAGGTCAGTTCACTTGTTCATTGACTCCCTGCTTCACAAGGACAAGCAAAGCACAGCGTACTGGTGCAATGACATCAACACCTTTGACAAAGGATTGTGCCTCAGCTGTAGGAAGAACCGGTGCAACACCCTGGGCTACAACATCCGAGAGGAACGGCTCCCAAAAAGTAGAAAACTCTTTCTGAAAACGCGAGCACGTATGCCTTTCAAAG TCTATCACTATCAGTTCAAGATCCATTTCATAAATGAAATCCAAGGCAAGAAGATAGACCCAAGTTTTACCATGTCTCTGACAGGCACTAAGGAGGATGCTAAAAACCTGCCTATCACACT AGTTGAAGGAATTAATGGGAATAAAACCTACTCTTTTCTCATCACGTTGGACACTGATATTGGCGAGCTACTAATGATCAAGTTTAAATGGGAAGGAACTGCAGTTTGGAAAAATATCTGGGACAGGTTTCAAACCATAATACCGTGGACAAAAGGCACTCACCGACCAGGGCTCATAGTGAAGACAATACGAGTGAAAGCAGGGGAAACACAGCAAAA AATGACATTTTGCTCTCAAAGTATCGACAACATTCACCTTTATCCAGACCAAGAGAAAACATTTGTGAGATGCGAAGATCGATTTCGGcaacaagaaagaaagtga